The nucleotide sequence CTGAGAAATgtcaaatgcaaaaataaattctTCAAATACATTTCTGCATATTTAATCTCTATAAAGTAAAACTATCTTTGTTCTTCAtcatcttctttttcatttttttaaaagacacatTGATGCTTTAGGTTGTGCACTGTCACCATATGGgttgaaaataaagttttagttAACTTAATAATTCCTCTTAGATTACAAATGTTCCTCATTTTGAGCTCATGCTAGTCTAACAAAATTTCTACACAATATGATTTCTGCAAGATTCTCTGAAACCTTTCATATTATCATTTGAATctgaataaaacataattatAAACGGCTTCCTCTTTTCACAAACTGAATGTAGATAAAGCATGTGGATTACACAccaaatgtgtttttgcaaaaggTGTTTCATGGTTTTCTGTAATAAGGCTATACATTATCTAAAAGCAATACAAGACATATATGGATTTATATATGGATATGGACATATATATGGATTTATTAGTGCGGATGCTGATTAAGCATCCACAGTATTGAGATCctaatgtttattattatatttataaaaagtgGTTTGTTTTCAGGGTCGACAGATGACGATATACCCATCTGTTAGAAATATTAAATAGTATAAATGATGCAAAATAAATGTACTCGTAAATTTATTACACATTTACTCCTCTGCTCGTAAAGATTGTagtttaatatttatttgtaGGTTATCATGTAAAACCTACTGAGAAACATTTGTATGTTTTTGAGTTGTGTCTAGTCTGTTGTTACTACCGCAGTAATCTCAGTGTGTTTCCTGTGACACAACCAGTCCCACTTCTTCCCACAGATTTGGCGGCAACTAGAGCGGCGCCTCACATCAGCAACAATAGAGCAGCTGCTCAGCAGCATCAATGGGCTCTGGATGACCTGTGGCTTTGTGAGTTTGCGCGcctttttgcttctttcattTCTCCGAGAATCGTCTCATTATGGCATCCGGGGTCAGTGATAAATTTGAGGTCCTTCAATCACCGCAACAAAAACGATCAAACACCATAAACATCTTTGTTGAGCATACTTTTATTGAAAATATTTTGTCATTGACAAAACAGAAATGTCACAAAACGTGTCTTTTCTtacataaataatatataacCCTAGTTAACACATAGTGTTTACAGACTATTCTGTTGCACAGACCAAAATACATTTAAGTCAATCGTGCAAACCTCAAACAAATAACCCGTGGGGTTTACAAAAGTGTTGTCTACAACCCGTAACTCTGAAACCCCAAAGAGGATTGCATTTTTTAAGTTCAAAGACTTCAGTTTCTTTGATATCTGTGCTCGAGCCTTCTGGCATTAAACGCAAAATGACTTAAACTTATATACAGCTCCAACAATTCTTCTTCACCTTACTCACTAAAACTACCactgatttagtacaaatagtAAACAGCACAAAATAAACAGGCGTGAGATAACTGTCCATCTAATCTACCAAGGTCTCCACATAGCAGCGCTGACAGCCTGCGGGTCTGCCTGCGCTCTGCTTGGAGCCACTGCGCTGCTGCTGCGGTGCTGAGTCTCCAGCCTGGAGGTGAAGCTGGATTTGAGGCTCATAATTTTCTCTTGGATCTGAGGTAAAGTCCTGGAGCTCTGGGCACAGCAGTTCAGGCAGGTTGGAGTGACGGTGGCGGTCATGGACTGCTGGACGAAGTCGTGCACCCGTTGGCACGCATCCTGGTCCAGGCTTTTGGGAAGCAGCGCGGAAACGCGCTGGAGGCAAGCTTTGTAACCTTCTCTGTAACTGTCTGCGGAGTCTGGAGAGAGGACAGGAGAGATTTGATCAGTGGCTGGGATTTTCACAAGAAGTGTGTTTAAAACTTGGAGAATAACAGTGTGCTATGCATGTCGTAGAGGTAAAGCTCACCTTTGACTGGGGTGGAAGGAAGATCTCTGAGGAAGCGGACTGTCATTTCCAGAACGTCCGCTTTTTCCAGCTTGGAGTAGCGTGCGTTGTCTTTGCCAACAAGGGGCAAAATCAGGCTCTTCAAATGATTAAGACTGTCATTGATGCGAGCCCGTCTTCTCTTCTCCAGCAGGGGTTTAAGAGTCtacaaaaaatcatttaaacactgttACTAGGCTGTACCGGTAGAGTTAACGCAGAACACATTTCCAGTAACAAAAATAGGTGCGTAGTGGCTCATCTTCTCCTTACCTTTCTAAGTTCGTTGGCTTGTTTTCTCTGGGCCACGGTGGACCTTGCAGGGAGAGGCTGGCTGGCCTCAGTAGTAAAGCTGGGACTCATTCTGTTTGCGTTTTCTTGTTGTGCTTTTTGACGGGAGATACTTGCTTCTAGAGCGGCTGAGCTGAAGTGTGCCGCTGAGCTGGCGAGCTTCCTATTTATGTGGAGCCGGAGCGTCAGAGGGGAGGGAACACAAGCCATTGCAGCGGGGGGTTGACACAGGGGGCGATGCCCTTGGGAGACGAGTAGAGATCCTGTCTGGCCCATCTGGCCCCCCGTGTCTGTATGTTGGTATGCGGAGTTTCGTGATGCTGCTGCGTTTTAGTGCATTTAAAATTTAAGGCTTCAACGTCTATCCGAGATCAAATTACACGTGCAGAGAATGAAAACTTGTTTTTTCCTACAGGCAGAAAACCGCTATTGTAAATATCCACAgtgtatcatttttttttcttttcgtgACGTTGTTAGTTAATAACTTGATTATTAAAAGTCGCCTTTGTAtcattttgtttatgtttgtattAAGCACTTCATACAAATAAAGTCAACATTTTTGTATGAGACACATACAAAGTTAAACAGCTATAAATGAACAATTATAAGTTAGATTTAAGAAAACACATCCTGCATAATGAAAATACCATGCATTTATTTATGGTTTCGTTCCCgccacaacaaaacaaaaaggagcTAGATGAATGAGTTTGAGGTGAGGAGACTAATCTATTCCAAAATTAATAAACCAGATACCCACGCCACGCCATGTATGGATTAACATCTGTTTCTGGACCCTCAGCAGCCTGCTTTCATTATCGACAACACGGTGTTTACCTGTAGCAGTGGGGGAGGTGATGGACAGCTCGCAATGCAAGCAAAAGGAAGCGTGTATGTGCAATATATGATAGCATATCATAACCGTGCAATACATGTGCAATACAATACACATGTTTAAAGGAAGAattgaaaaaaatgataaatactCCCACGAGTCGCACTTAAATATGAATTTTGAATTATGAATTATGGAAATGTTAAGTACTCCCTGCAAATTatgtaaatacaataataatgtAATCTGTAAACGATAACTGTGACACATATAACATCAACCTCCAGAACTTTAAACAgcttttatttaaatgctgttttAAAGAGTGTCCGTTTTTCGGTCCTGTGAGCTGCCAGTAGGATTCACGCGTTCGGCACGCGCCACGATCAGAGCAACAGATGGGACCCCCAACCCCACCTCACCCCCGCCTTTCTAGTCTCCCGTCTCTATGCACACCCTACCCTCCCCCGTCTGCCGCTGCTGCACCACTCTCGCATCAGCATCCCAGCCCCTGCTCCCGATGTGTCCTCTCGCCATAAATGTGATTCACtggtgttttgtctctttcttttctttttttttcttttttctttttttgcgaGGGAGGGGGCCtgtggtggggggtgggggcggGGGCCATGACCACAATGGTGCaattgttgtatttttgtaacaGTCAAGTTAAAACGACATGATAAgtagaaaaaggagaaaacatcTAGAATACCCAGACATAGGAgttcataataaaaataaacaaaactggaaaaatgCATATAAACTCTCTCTGTTTTAAATGATGTCAAATAAATTTAGTTATAGATCTTTTGGTGTTTAATGTCATTGGAAGCACCTTAGAGTTTTATGGATAAATTTTGCGCAGGGAATTCTTGACTGAAATACTCCAAGGAAACAAGAAGGAGCGAGAAATGTGCATCACACTGAAGTAAATTTATATACACGTGAAAGCAGATATGCGGCACAACAAACTAATAGTTTAGGCAAAGATACGCTGCCCCATCGACTGcaagctgctctgctctatagCTGCAGGGATTTAACCTTCCTATTTTGTCAAGCATTACACATGCACGGTTCGCGCGCGCACGCGCCCTGCCCCATGGGGCCTCAAATAACCGCCACCAAGTCCAGTATGGGAACTGGCACTTCGCGATAAGACGAAAAAAAAGGTCCAGGAAAGGCTTCGGTTGGGACCCTTTTTTGTCTTGGTTTCAGCGTGGGTATCCATCTGTGCATGATCAGGGCACAGTGATCCTTTGTTGAAGGCTGTACAGAAAAGTGGAGTCACTCAAAGTTTTACAGCAACTGTATGGGAGAGGCACATAATTTGTCTCGTTTTTTTCTCAATATAACTAGATATTTAAATCTCTATTTCAGTTCTTCAGCTCAACCAAATGAAATAAACTGTCAAATTGTTTATTACCGCGGAAATAAATCAATAAGAATAAGAATTATAACATCTCCAGTATAATTTTGGACAAGGTACAATCTGGATGAAGAGATGAAACGGCAAAGAGCTATCCTGTGCATTCAAAGAAAACATCTTTAAAATCCTAATCGTTGAGTTTGCGTATGAGATTTAATAGAATTTGGTTGTATGAACGGCATGAGACTGACACGAGCCAAAGCGTTCAGACAGATGGAGCTGAAGCGCACTGAGGCGTAAAACCAAAAGCGTCGACGGACTCTGCTCTGCCAAAGGTGATCGTCTCCACTACATGGAGCCACATGAAAATTTCCAGACATGGAGATTTTCCAGACTTCAAATCGCGACTGCACCCTAAACGATGTTTGGCGACCCAAGCCAAATTCTACGCTACCATTATCCACATGGCACGAAAGCATCTGCTAGACGCAGGACTGACGTTTGTGTACGGAGCAAGgggtttaaaaaatatatatatatattttattttatgtaaagtAGGCTGAAAATTTATATACCAAATACAAAACGCTATGttcaaaaatacatattttcctgaaatgctggaaaaaaagacacatcCAGTATTTTTCTGTCAGTTTCCATTCTTTAACTGACAAACtgaactctttattgtcattgcacgaTCATACTTTGAGCAATATACAACGAAATTAGAGTATTTTCCCATGTCGGTACTAAAAGAAAGGCAAGCAGTAAacaatatatatgaatataatataaatacGCAAAATGCGCAGAAGCATTAAAGACGAtaattatataaaaaatataatctttttgtttgtttttattttaaaatacgcCCTTTCCACGGTCACTAATGTCTGGCTCCACATTACTTCTGTTAAGATCAAGATTATCAGAATTTCCCACAACTCTGTATCGTACATttagttaagaaaaaaaaacatatcatattttaaattacactaaatgtgtttaaaagaaGTCTTTGTAAAGCATGCTTCATACAAATTTAATTATCACAGTCAAAaatctgattgtaatcaattattaaGCTACTTATACACATAGTACAGACATATAAGCAGAAACTGCTTAAAAATtacaaacatccatccattttcctaAACATTTACCCAGTCCAGGGTGCTGGAGCCTTTCCCAGTTGTCACAGTGCAAGGTTTTACAAAAAGCAAGCCACAGCAAAATGATGGCAAGACCAAGAGGTCACAAGGCGTAGCAGAAGCCATGAGTCTTATTTTGATCTACAAAGtaccacaaaaaacaaaaagacagtgCCCTTCTGTTTAGGCTCAAACAAGAACTGACTTTTGTTGATGTGATACTGTGATGATCTGTGCACTCAGTGCTGGACTCATGAGAAACACGAGACAAACATTTcagttgatgttttttttcttaaaagcaTATCAGCACTGGGGTATTTAtcattatttctttttccccctGAAAGCTTAAACAAAAATGCCATTCCAGATGCATGCTGCTGAAACGTTAAGTCTGAAGAAAGTCAGACAAatttgatgaaaaaaatatttgattcctttgtTTGACATGATATGACAACCTGGTAAATTGAATAGCTTGGATTTTCCAACAGATAAGACACAAACAAACTGCGGACTGACTTTGGCTTTGTAAAAAATGATTATGGGCTTAATGTTTGCCATTTTCTTAAGAAAAGATCAATGGTAAACTAAATCATCTGCAGTGCACACTTGCTGTAAACTTTTAATAAGGTTTTAGCACCATGAAGATGTTTAAACCACTCTAATTTTCTTTTACTGTCCCCCTATATTCTCTGTAGTTTGTAGTAGAATTCACATTATATGACTGAAGTatacccacatagcaagcaggtctggcccggatctggtattaagccggcactgctggctgacttctggcatgataagacgtatgtcatccagatatgggccagggctggcgtagatggcactgtttatgtgattgcatgccatatctggctcgattgtggtttggcTCATAGAAAACGGGTCTGGCCCGActctggcatcaagctggcacttctgactgactggcgTCATGGGAGGGTGTATGTCAATGATGACACTGTTTATGTttctattttcctattttagttagaagacccaaatgccatgttgcaatactatactgctatggtaacCAAAGTttaaatgcaggtttgacaggtttgtgagtgtacactttatccaaaacctagtgagggtttgcTTATGTTTCCaactgggtggctgtagctcaggaggtagtgcagctcacctactgatcggaaggttagtggttcaatccttggctcctccagtctgcatgtcaggagtgtgaatgtgtttgaatgtagttaggaagtattcagtttagagaaagtgtgtgattgggttACTGTGGTATCTTGTATGGAGCACTGAGTAATAAGTGAAAGTAGgaaagcactatataaaaatCAGTCTCTTCACAGTTtggtcatgttacttttgcgctattatgttccggcacatgttgttattacatggctcgattaaggtacacattaggctgacatctggggccagagctgcaactgttctggaccagcacaggaccaccagtgtgtctgcaactggccttgtgctggcccatgtatGGGCCACCtttggcaaaccagatctgggccaccaaagggccgtcattctttgcagtatgtgggccatgtgtaagcacattgtgtgggccagatccgggccataccaattttgctatgtgggtacTGGGTCACCTACACTACACCTACAGCAGCTGCTTGGCCATGAGAAAACCACAACTCAACAATCTCTTTAAAACGACCCATTTTTTCATAAATGTAGCCGACTGTATGGCTAGgtgtttgattttatatatCTGTGGCATTTTTGgtatcattcattcatttcaggAAACTGAGCTTAAATGTTTGAAAATAGAAAGCTTACACCTTAGACTTAACTTGCCAGCCAGACTCCAACCCCGAATTTGGCATGTAACAAGTCTGATTTATTATATTCAGAATTCTGTGCGAGTCCATCTCAATAAGGCACATCAAAGTAGAACCAGTAGTAACGGTTTTGGGGTGGATGTGGGACAATATCATAGACAATGAAGGTAACTCAGTTTCAAAAAGGTAGGACGccgtaaataaaaacagaatgcaatgatttgcagaTCTATAAACCCACATTTTAAAACTCAAATCTTTACATTTGGAACATGTATCAATTTAAGAAAAAGATTTAATCGTTCTAAAATTGATTGAAGCAACACATCTCAAGAAGTTGGAACAGGGCCATGTTCGTCACTGTATAGTATCCACTCTTCTTTGAGCAACAGTCTGTAAACATCTGGTAgctaaaaaaaaagctgctgaaCATCTGGGAAAGCGGTGTTGTCCCGTTCTTGTCTGACTTAGTGTTTTAGATTATCAGGAGGTCTGGGTCTACTTTGTCATGCTTATCATTTCATGATGCTCCAAATGTTTTCCATTAGTGAAAAGTCTGGTACTGCAGGCAAGCCAGTTCAGCACCTACAAACCCATTCTGTTGTAATAAATGCTGCATGTggtttagcattgtcttgctgaaatatgtgAAGCCTTCCTTGAAGAAGGCTTCGTCTGGATGGGAGAAAATGTTGCTCTAGAGCTTGCATGTACATCTTTCACAActgatggtgcctttccagatgCACAGTGCACCCTTATACCATGATCAGCATTATGCAGGCTTTTGAAATGAGTGCTGATAACAAGCTGGATAGATTTCAAATTCAGATTTGTCTGACCACAGGATGGTTTTCCACTTTGCTggagttcattttaaatgagGTTCAGCTCAGAGAAAAAGGCAGCGTTTCTGGATTATGTTCTTTGCATAACTTCTTCTTGCATCATTAAGCTTTAATATGGACATTTGTGGATGGCACAGTGAATAGTATTGGCAGATAATAGTTTCTGAAAGAGTTCCTGAGTTCCTGCAGTGATTTCAAAGATTGAATtatgcctgtttttaatgcagcgCCATCTGAGGACCAACAAATCACAGAAATCTAGTATTTTTAACCTTGTCGTTCGTGCACAGACATTTCTCCATattctctgaatcttttgatgatattatgtacGGTGGATGATGAGATATTGAAAGTCATTATTATGAAAATTTTCCACAACTTATAGGCAGTTTGATGAACTTTTGCCCATCTGTACCTCTGACTCTGCAACGCTGCTTCATCAAGATGCTCATTTTATACCCAATCATTTATCATTGATCATATATTTCATGAACATTAAAACAGTTAAATACAGGAAACACATCAGAACATTATTGTAAAACATTGTTTTAACAATTAACTAGGACCCATTTTATGCAGGTCCTAGGGTATCCAAGTCATGCCATATACAGACATGATAAataatgttttcagttttaagaGATGAGCAAATGGTTTGTGTTTCTGGTTTACATGTTTTgacaatttcaaaatcctggtTGCATAGCTACTGTCTGATGTAATCAGAGATCCTTcagattgtgtgtttgtgctaacGTTGTTTGGTTTTCTTGTTAAAAAGTCTTTCAACCCAATTTCAATACAGTTGAATTCAACTGAAAAGGCTCCTATTTTCCCTTCAACATATtggtataaaaaaaaacctcagagCCCTAGCTTACACACTGCTTCTTATCACCACCAACTTGTCGCAGCAAatagccgcccctccctgagcctggttctgctggaggtttcttcttgttaaaaaggagtttttccttcccactgtctccaagtGCTTTCTCATAGGGGTTCATCTGATAGTTGAGTTTTCTCTGtactattgtagggtctttaccttacagtataaagcaccttgaggcaaccaTTGTTTgaatttggtgctatataaataaaactgaactgaattgaattgagcaGAATTGATCAAAATTATCCATAATGGACCCTCCTCCACCTCAAACCCAGGCAGCTATATATTATGACTCCCCTTCTACTGTTATGGGTCAAATTCTGTCCGTCTCACTCACTAAGGGAGTTCATAAGTCCTGTGATCCAATACAAAGAACACTGAATAAAAGCTTTATTTTAAAGTCTTACTTTACTGCAAAGTTTTTGAAATCCTATTAAattgaagatttaaaaaaatataatattcaaGAAACAATTTGAGTTTTACCAATAGAATCTTAATATTGTATCACTTGGTCTTCCTTGGCCATAAAATGTGGACACTGCAACGCCTGTCATTTTGAAAAAACAGGGCTCTGTTTGCCCAACCCCCCAAAATGTGGCATCAATACAAAGCCCAAGATGTCCTGGTGACTCTACAGTAGGACTCAGATATTGCATAAATTCTGTTTGATGTAGAAGTCTCAGACTCATTTCCGTCATAGAAGAGAAGAACAAATTCCCGGGTCTTGGGAGGACATACAGTATATAATCTCTGAGAAGATGACAAAGTAAAGTCAAGACTTTACAAAAATGAGAATTCCAACAATCTCCCCTTGATGGCTGGTTGAGTGTAAAATCCCCTGGACATAGTGTGCCTGGGTCTCTCTCTCAAGTGGTGGAGATGAAAAGACTgcaaaaaattacatttagaaaagatTCAACACTGTAATGTATCTGTATAATACACACTGCATTGATTTCTAAGAAATGGCATCCTTGGTAAATAAAAGGAGGCATGCATTCTCCCAAAACCAAAAATGATTCCTGGATCACTGATCTCCAAAGAACAAAGCAGACCAGGAAGTTGGACTCAACACCTTTGAGATGTTGCAAGGGTATCCTTTTTTCTGGTATTTGCTTCAACTTTGGCTCTCACTACATTCAGTAAGATGCAGTTCTGGATAGCTGGCTGATCCTTCAGCTCAAAGTGGAAGTGCTTTGTGTAACTGCCACTGTCCTGTCCACAGTGCTGAAAcgtgtaaaataaaaacatttgacagGTTAAAGTTATGGTTTGGTGTCTGATTCTGTTTGTGCATTCATCCATCCAGACCTGACAATCCATAACACACTGCTCTTTGTGTGTGGAAAAAgcattttctttaatttattttttttattattttgcatgtatcacatgtttcagatcatcaaatcCATAAACTATCCAAGCTTCCCTGCCCCTATTTCATGTTCAAAGCAGACACAAACAGAAGAGGAAATTATACTAAGATAATTATTAGATTATATTAGATTATACTAAAGTCTCATTTCACTTTGTTAATCAGTTTGTGTGTTCCTCCACATACAGTAAACAGCTTTGTTTGTGTAATAAAAGAAATGACGCTTTTTGAGCATCAGATGTGGGGACATATGCGTATGCTCATGTTTTTACATATCACCAGCGTTGTTTTTATACATGTCGTCAAAGCGCTGATGTCACATTTTATCATCTGGGGACGCAAACAAACACTTATTACAATGTGCCAACAAGCCCCCCACGCTTAAACCAACGCCGTTTGTATAAGGCATCTGCAGATTGGGGAAaatccaaacttttttttaccatgCACGACGACCATTTGACGTCACTGAATCTGTACCCTGAGCGTCCCCTCAGGTCACGTGCTATAGGAGACAAAAGGTGGATATTCTTATATTTTCATTTGAACTTAAACTAACCTGTCTTATTAAAACACCActatcaaataataagaaatcaGGCCGATCAAACTGTTATATTggctctttatttattttagatgtTAACAGAATATCAAAATCTAGAAATAAACATGATAATGAATAATATCAGCTATTTTGTAGTCAAATATTATGCTATGATTGTTATTTTATTGCTATTACCACTGTTATCAGTGCACAGAATGTATAATTTTTTACACAATGGAAACATGGTTAAAACTGTGTTTGCACATAAGAAACCTGACTGAATAAATCCATATTGTCATGTTGCTTAACTCCTGACAAAAGACAAAAGGATGAAATATAAAGCAACCAGTAGTAACTGTCGATATATTAACTGTAACGacatatttattgattttttctctttctttttctttctttctttctttctttctttctttatttatttatttagctgtgccctctttaaaatgaaatatattgCAGTGCAAAACAGCAAGCCTAGCGTGTCTGTCGTCTCGGAGGCGGGGAGATATTTTTGTGTAATTGCGCATTGCCCAAACCAAAATGATGGCTCAGACAGGATTTGAATATCCAAAGAAGCCTAACAAAGCCAAAAGCCAAGCTCCAAGCACACATCTGGTGACGCACATTTGTTTTGCTCTTCAAAGTTGACATAGGTAAACTTACAGCGTCTCATTGGCTTCTCCGCCAATAGCTGACGTTCCCAGCTCTAACACACTTTTCTTTCACCTACTTCAATGCACCAGCACACAAAAACTCGATTGTGCGTCAGTGAGGTGTCATGTGTACGTCCTATAGTCTATAGAAGACCTAGCTGTAACTCCTTTAGTAAATAGTGAAGTATAGTTTGGGTAAGAAAAGGAAGCAGCTTCGAGGCAGGCATTGGACAAGCAGGACATGCGGCGTGGTGGCGGGGTTTTTGAATATTGGATTTCTGATTGAGGGGAATCCATTGTGCAGCCGTATCAGGGGCACGAGAACAGCACGAGCCAAGAGAACAAAGGCACCAGATGGCTTCCTGCTTCGATACATTATTTTTGAAGTTACACAGACACAGGGGCCATTAAGAGCTGCCCAAAGGGAAATCAAGAAGTGGGCAGTTAATCACGAAAAAAacataggaaaaaaaatcatttttactaCAGCAGTGCCCGAAATAGAGAAGTGGTCTTTACAAGGGGTTACTTTATGTTCTTAAAAGTCTTTATTTGATTTGCCATTTATTATTTCTACAGAGaatgataaaaaagaaaaaatagcttaaaaaataacaacaaaaggcGAAAACGCTCGAAACAATTCTTCTGCGTTTCTTTATTTTCAGAATGCAAAAGCAAATTAAGACACTATTGAAATGCTCCCCTTATAGTTAAACTGATGAGACTTTAGCTCGCAGTCCAGCGCAGAACATTAAAAGCAAACTGGGTTCAACTTCAGAgaactttaaaacatttaatcttGTTGctgatttctatttttattttatttttttatttcatttcattttattttattttatgttatttttttctgcaccATTATAAGTTCCTGCACAGTCCTTCAACCAGTGAGTGGGCGTGGTCTGCAGAGGTGCCCGCCCACAGACAGAAGCGTCTCTGTCAGTGAGCCTCCAAACCTCGTGTTCTAAAAGTGCGCTCAATACAACCTCAGCCATCAGACTGACTACACGGGACTTGATCCACGAGCACAGGATCGGCGTGTCACACGTggtatgtttttcattttcaatttAAACATACCCTTTATGATTATAAAATATATAGATAAATGTTAGATACAGTGTAGTAGTGTGGCTTTTCGTAGGAGATCTCAGCTATTTATAATAACATttgtctgctgctgttttattaTAATGGATGTATATATTTGAGATATTTGGTGTCACTATTTGAAGAAGACTGTGTTGTTTGCGCCGTAGTGTTTGGCCAACAAGCTGACACCTATAACTAAAGCTGTTATAACACGTGACCATGGGGTTTTACAATACTGCAGATTATCATTAACAATGCTTGCAAAGGAACCTGGGAGTCCATCTTTTGAGTTAGTTCAATTATGTTTATCTGCAGCAGAATAATATAACTGAGCTTAACTTTGAAAAtaagcttttctttttattcgACTTTTATCACTAGAGCATCAGAGTGCTGCCAAGgcctttttgattttttttgctGCAGATGTTGCATTGTTAAAGCTCCTGTCTTGTCAAATTAGTTGTCCTGTTTCTGTCCGGCACTAATGACCCTGAGTGTGAGAAACTCTGACCGCAGATATTCTCACTGCAGCTCACGGATGACTGGGTCGCTGTGGAGCAGACATCAGGGCTGCAGGGTAAGTTCAAGGGGACACAAGACTTCTACGTTTTGTCTCAAAGGCTGTGAGAACTACAGTAAAGGAAGTTTAAAGAAAGGAACTTTAGCAATATGATGGTAGGACTTGTCATAATGCCTTATGCTTAATATTTCTAAAAGTGCATTGTTCCAGGTATAATAATGCAAATTATTCGATAACCATTACTATGATAAAGAATGCAGATTATCTCTTAGGGTCTTACATGCCTGGAGCTTATTAGTCTGAGaagaaaaatgtataattttacACAACATCTGTGCT is from Oreochromis niloticus isolate F11D_XX linkage group LG20, O_niloticus_UMD_NMBU, whole genome shotgun sequence and encodes:
- the LOC100694589 gene encoding transcription factor HES-2, whose product is MSPSFTTEASQPLPARSTVAQRKQANELRKTLKPLLEKRRRARINDSLNHLKSLILPLVGKDNARYSKLEKADVLEMTVRFLRDLPSTPVKDSADSYREGYKACLQRVSALLPKSLDQDACQRVHDFVQQSMTATVTPTCLNCCAQSSRTLPQIQEKIMSLKSSFTSRLETQHRSSSAVAPSRAQADPQAVSAAMWRPW